The Neovison vison isolate M4711 chromosome 13, ASM_NN_V1, whole genome shotgun sequence genome includes a region encoding these proteins:
- the CFL2 gene encoding cofilin-2, with the protein MASGVTVNDEVIKVFNDMKVRKSSTQEEIKKRKKAVLFCLSDDKRQIIVEEAKQILVGDIGDTVEDPYTSFVKLLPLNDCRYALYDATYETKESKKEDLVFIFWAPESAPLKSKMIYASSKDAIKKKFTGIKHEWQVNGLDDIKDRSTLGEKLGGNVVVSLEGKPL; encoded by the exons ATG gctTCTGGAGTTACAGTGAATGATGAAGTCATCAAAGTTTTTAATGATATGAAAGTAAGGAAATCTTCTACACAAGAGgagatcaaaaaaagaaagaaagccgtTCTCTTCTGTTTAAGCGAtgacaaaagacaaataattgTAGAAGAAGCAAAGCAGATCTTGGTGGGTGACATTGGTGATACTGTAGAGGACCCCTACACATCTTTTGTGAAGTTGCTACCTCTGAATGATTGCCGATATGCTTTGTACGATGCCACATACGAAACAAAAGAGTCTAAGAAAGAAGACCTAGTATTTATATTCTG ggcTCCTGAAAGTGCACCTTTAAAAAGCAAGATGATTTATGCTAGCTCTAAAGAtgccattaaaaagaaatttacag gtaTTAAACATGAGTGGCAAGTAAATGGCTTGGATGATATAAAGGACCGTTCAACACTTGGAGAGAAATTGGGAGGCAACGTAGTAGTTTCACTTGAAGGAAAACCCTTATAA